The Triticum aestivum cultivar Chinese Spring chromosome 6D, IWGSC CS RefSeq v2.1, whole genome shotgun sequence genomic sequence taacgagctagtcaagtagaggcatactagggacactctgttttgtctatgtattcacacatgtactaagtttccggttaatacaattctagcatgaataataaacatttatcatgatataaggaaatataaataacaactttattattgcctttagggcatatttccttcagtttgatcTAACAACCTAAGAGGGAAGAAAATAACGTTAAGGGAGGGCCTACAATCCAACGTACGTGCACCTCATCTCTAACTAATGCGTCCTGATTGGGGGCATCCAAACCAACTCATGGTTTAGGTCCCCTATTGCACAACACTATATAAAAGGGATACGGGAAAGAGCTGGGGCTCTGCGTGGTCATTCATTCACGTCAGGTTCACTCCCTAACCAATCAAAGGTTGTGCTGCATCAACAAGAAAACCTAGCCATCTGACCGCCGTCACAGGACAGTGCTGGTGGCGGCCTGAGGGGATGAAGACTCCAAGAGGTCGTCTACATCGACTACATCATCCCTTCATCTCGCCTACGTCAAGAAGGCGACTATGTCAACTTCTATCACAAGTAAAGAATCCTGAAACCCTCTTTTTATGCGATTATGTGTTCTCAGATGCAACCACATAATACTCTATGCAAATAATTTAACATCTATTTGTTTGGCGCATAAGCCTCATTCGTAGTGTTGCTAAACTCACCTCCAATATTCCTTGCACGCCGATTGCAACTCAAGATGAATGAGTTCATCTCGCCATGCCAGAGCGTCTTTTATCAAGAAAAGATCAATCCCTAAAAAACTTCATGTGTGTGACTCTTAAAGCGAATAAATCATCGGCCCTCATGCTAAAAATTAATGTTGCAATAGCTTTCGATCGCATACCCTGTGAATTCCTTCTTTTATAGATGAGAGAAAAAACAACTCCGGGAGAAGGGAAGAGGAGGAGTGTATTTCTCCCATGGGTCgaaggaaaggaaaaaaaatgcTGGCATGCCAGTATGTATACCGTATTACACAAATAAAGTTGGTAGGAAAACATGGATATTGTTAATCTCAATGGAGAAAAAACAAAGTTACATGATGCCAATAGTAAAATTACACTCTGTGGCCTACTAGTGTGGCCAGTCTAACTGTGGCAATGTGTGCCCTGCTAATTCGCAGGGTCTCGGATGGCTCCTGATTAATTACTCCCGTGAATTACACCGTGAGATACCTCTAGTTAAGCTAGGTGGTCGGATTCTCTTCACGTTCATCATGCATGATGGCAGAGGTGTGTGGGTGGTTGGCGGCGAAGCCCGTGCCCTCATAGAAACATACGCTGCTAAGGACATAGCTTTTGCGCCAGCCACGCCTGCCCTTGTCATCGTGCCTTCTCGGTCTTTGTCGCTCTGATATAATTCATGTCTGAGTAGCATGTGTCCTGCTTGGCTTGGACTTCTCGATGACCTGCTAACTGCTTTGTCGGGGAATGCAAGGGCACCGAAAGCGTGAGTAATTTTTTGAGAAGACCGGCGTCAGTGAAACATAACAAAATACATCGGTGAACATGGATCCACATACACCCGAAtgaataggaaaaataaaaaaaagcaaaTACAAATATTTCTGTTTTTTCTTAGAAAAAATGATCGAGTGTTCTACTCACTTGTGGAGTTTGGTGATATCCTGGTGTTCTAGACAAAAAGGCATAATTAAATTGTTTTCGCCATGTTTAATTAAATGCATAAAATGTGTGTTCATAAATCAGGATTTAAAAATAGAGTATCCATGTAATTTTAGAAAAGAAACAAGAATAAgtaaaaaacaaaaagagaaaaaaaagaaatagaGGTAGAAAACCGACATATTACTCGGTCTTACGCAGCTCTAATCCACGGGGTAGCGAGAATTAAAGAGCCCGGCAACATGCATTGGCCAGCCAATGTTGATCATCCAGTTAGCTAGCAATATCTGGACCATGTAGAGGAGCTTGCAAATACAAACTGGTTTTCCTTAAGCCCCGATCCTTTTTGGATAACAGTGGTGTCTAAGTAAGCTTATGTGCTACAATACAAATAAACACCGATACTTAAGAAATTACCGGTACCTTTTTACAAATATACCTCACTAAAGACCTTGCATTGCGTTGTACAAGGCCTTATCACTTACAATGAACAATAGGTAGCGTTTGATGAGAAGAGAAATCCAGGAGCATCAACTCAATCGACATCGATCGATCGGAGAAGCAGGTATATAGGTAAGCCAAAATCAGTAGAACTGGACGTTGGACCCGTAGGCTTTGTCCGGCCGCCAGTAGGCCGGGATGACACTGTTGGCCACCAGCGTCTTGCCGGAGTCGCTGGTGATGCGCATGGAGAATGGCCCCTGCAGCGGGCGGCTGGTGTCCATCCGCCAGATGGATCCCCAAGAGCGGCGCATCGGCTCCCAGGACCCCGTGGGGCGGCCGTTCCTGGTCTGCATGAGCTCCATCCGCACCACGGTCCCGTCCACGTTGGCGTACTCCACGAGCACCGCGAGGTAGTTAGGGTTGGAGCCGCGCTGGACATGGAAGGTGACCTTCATGCCCGGGAAGTTACAGCGCACCCTCCTGAACTGCATGTCGATGATGCCGGCGTGGCGGAGCTTGTCGTTGAGGCCGTTCTTGGCCATGGCCCCGAACGCCGTGCCGCTAAGGTCGAAGTGGTACCTGGCCACGGGGTAGTAGTTCATGTCGGTGATGACCACCCTCCTCGGCTGGCCGGAGCAGGAAGGGTTGTTGGCGGCAACGCATCGAATCTGAAGGACGAATACATGCACATGCATGGGAGGTTTGAGTTTGACCAACTAATTTAACCGACACTGTCTGGTGTGGGATTAATTAATGCAGTATTACGTACGTACCTCGTAGCAGCTGCCgcagccggcgccgccgtcgaagAGAGGCTCGTTGCCGCAGGACGTCATGGAGGAGAAGGGGTACTGGTTCACGTTCTTGAAACCGCAAGCACCGCCTGCAAATCCATCCGTAGATCAGCACTATTACTAGCACTACGTACATAGTTGATGCATGAAAATGTGCGCCGCCATGGGAGCATAGATATGGGCGTACCGTTGTCCATGGGGCCGGCGCCGGTGGGTGCTCCGTACCAGGTGGCCTTGGCGGGGAGCCAGCCGGAGTTGTAGGATCTAGCGGCGGCGGTGTCGTAGTTGGCCGCACAACGGACGGACGTGACGAGCACGGAGAGGAGTGCCACAAGCACAAGGACAATGGCATTGGTGGAGATGCCAGCCATATTGGTCGACTATGAACCTTCTTGCTAACCTTGTAGGATATATGTACTATTCCTGtttgtttgtgttgtgaacttGTGATGGCTGGACGGGATGACATTGCCTGGGCATTTATAGGCAGGCCAATAGGCGAAATGAGGTGAGAACGACGAGTCGGCGCAAGTTGCAGTTGCACCCGACGAGACGACTACGCGGATGGCGTGTTTAGGGCTACAGGCTCACATGGCTACGGAGGGAATCATAGAGGAATACAGGCACCGGCTGGTTTACGCGCGTACAATACAATCACATATTGACGGTGATCACCGATCATCCGCTAATCATTTGGGGGGTGCACAAGTCAAGTTGTTGATTGCAGACAAAGTCAGACCATCGTTACATATGCCATAAGACCAGGCCGCACGTTATATCTTCAGGCACTGATTCTAGCCATTTCAGATATTAAAATGTTTGCAAGAAAGTCTGTACTATAGCTATGCTAATCATGTCCTGCTTTCTTTTGTATGAAATGTGGATCGGCCATGTATATTAAAATGTTTGCAAAAAGTCTGTGCTATAGTTCTGCTAATCATGTCCAGCTTTCTTTTGAGTATGATGAAATATGGATCCGCTATGTATAACCAATTATAGTCCTTTAAAAAACAACTTATACTAAATTTTGATTCTTGATCGGCCAATTTTGTACGTGCATGCATGTAAGCTCCATCATTGATTTCTCACTACTGCAGAATGTGCTATGGATCCAACGCGTATGCATGTAAGCACCATCGTCACCACCAACATACAAACGACGTATCACACACTCTTGGAGCGAATAGTGTGCGATGCATGCATCGCAAACATTAGACAAATAAAATTGTGTGTCAGAAAACAAAACGTGTGCGATGGCCGATCCATTGGGCACGATTTTGTGGTGCAAACCGTGTGTGTCACGAGACACAGTTCGATGAAAAGACGCTCCATAATTTATGGCGATCCTCGACAAGATGTTGACTCTTCTAGAGTGATTTTGCCAAAATTGTCATAATAGCAGTTATTTTGGTGATCGGGCATATACGATGACTCTGATAGAGTTTCTCTTACGCACAAGCATATACTACATAGACCTTCAGTGTATGAAATGAAACCACACGTACTTACGTCCACATGACTACGAACGGCTATTGTTGATAGTCCAATAACTACAACAACTCATTCatcaccacacacatcataaaCTACAACAACTCATTCATCACCACACACATCATACAGGACGTGAGACGCTTCCTGAATATCGGACAGATACCACCATTAGTCGATCACCGATCCACATAATGAGGGTGACGAACCATAGATGTAGTCGTGGCCACAAGCAGAGCCATGTAGGTTTTCTAGTGAGTGCACTCGGGATTTGAGTATGAACTAGCTATTGTAAAATCTCAGACTATCTCACAATAGGACCATACACAGTGGCAGAGCTATGTGTATGGGGGAGGGGATCGGACCCACCCTTGGTAACAAGTGTGAAGTAAAGCAAATTTGGAGTGCTTGTaggtttttttttatttggccccaAATCTGTCGAAACTACGCCCTACAGTCAATAATATATGTATTATTATATTTGCAAGTGATTATTATATTTTTCATGTATATCATTAGTTTATATTTCTATGCTATAATTGCATTTGTTATTCAATATGAGATTCAGAAGAAAACTCAGTtacatgtgtgaaaacataaaTACAAGTATgattcctagtcatgcctctaagatTAGCTCACGTATTTATGATGATCTTGTTTTTTCGATCATGAGCATTGTTAAAGTAACAAAAATTGCTATCACTAATTAGAACAATGGTGTTGGACGAGCCCATCTTATAAATTACTGCAAGATCACATTGTTATCATGTTGTCGGTATTTTTATATAAACTATTAACATTTACTTtggttccttagaccatgaaaatATCGTATGCCAATATACCTGATGGTTATTTATATAAATTTAGTAAAGAATAATAGTTTTTAATGGACCACAAGAAGCTGGCCCCTCTTTAGGCGATGGAGCGCTAGCACTCCACTCGCTTTATGTCAAACAGTAGCAACGGGCACATCCATGTAGGTGAGGTAGGGGCAGGTACCAACGACCACATTCATGTATGCAGGCGCCATGTGTTTTTGTTAACTTTTTTATATTTTGAAATATAATAAGCATATATATACATTTCAAAATTTAATTCAGTTAACATTTCTAAAAGTGTTCATCccacattttaaaaatattcatgcagTGTAAATAAATTTGCATaacttttaaaaaatgtttttaTCATATAAAAATGATCATGTTCAtagcatttaaaaaatatttatacaATTTAAAAAAAGTTTGAGTAAGTTTTAAAAATGTACGTGATATTTAAAAAACATGTTCATATGTTCGAAAAAACATGTTCACACATTCCAGAAAATAAGGTTGTTGCATTTTCAGAAAAAATGTTAATATAATGTAAAAACGTATTGGTGTCATATAAACAATATTTCGTACCATTCAAACATAATAATTCAACATGTATTTCTTTCTTCCCTGAACGCAAAGAATTAAAGTACCTGACCCCATCATGGTTAACCTCGCTCCTTGTGATCGGCATGAGGTAGATGCCTCCCACCCCGggccgggtggggggggggggtgattgttgaaaatatgccctagaggcaataacactGTATTATTATATATTCATATTAagaattaagagtttatattctatgctataactgctatgatcttgGAATGTCCGATTCAgtgaaaaactcatatgcacatgtggaatgataaacCGTAAAATAAGATTCCatgtctcgcctctaagactagctcaaatgTTGTTGG encodes the following:
- the LOC123140801 gene encoding expansin-B2 — encoded protein: MAGISTNAIVLVLVALLSVLVTSVRCAANYDTAAARSYNSGWLPAKATWYGAPTGAGPMDNGGACGFKNVNQYPFSSMTSCGNEPLFDGGAGCGSCYEIRCVAANNPSCSGQPRRVVITDMNYYPVARYHFDLSGTAFGAMAKNGLNDKLRHAGIIDMQFRRVRCNFPGMKVTFHVQRGSNPNYLAVLVEYANVDGTVVRMELMQTRNGRPTGSWEPMRRSWGSIWRMDTSRPLQGPFSMRITSDSGKTLVANSVIPAYWRPDKAYGSNVQFY